Part of the Terrisporobacter glycolicus ATCC 14880 = DSM 1288 genome is shown below.
AGTCGAATTTTACTTTTGCTAATGTATCTAATGAATTGATAACACCAATGGCATTAGAAGTCACAGCTGAACAAACAATGTCTTGTCCTATTGGAGCAAAATCAGCATGTCCTTTTATTGTAAAACCTTTACGTCTAAATTCGTCTGTATAATGATATTTTATCTTTATCATTTTGTTAACCTATTACTAAGCGTTTATTTTTTCAACAACTATCTTAGTGTATGGTTGACGATGACCTTGTTTTCTTCTGTAGTCTTTTTTAGCTTTATACTTGTAAACTACTATTTTCTTAGCTTTTCCTTGCTCTACTACTTTAGCAGTAACAGAAGCACCTTC
Proteins encoded:
- a CDS encoding ribosomal-processing cysteine protease Prp — protein: MIKIKYHYTDEFRRKGFTIKGHADFAPIGQDIVCSAVTSNAIGVINSLDTLAKVKFDSVIGQEGFIECLVHEESLNEKTDLLLEHFELTMKSIQKDYRNNIKILKK